TAAATTTAAATACTTCTGGTTTAGTTCTCAAGCGTCCTGTTAATGTTAAGGTGATTGTTACTCCTGCATGGCAAGAAGAGGCTCAAAAACAGTTACAAAATCAGGTTAATCAGATTGATTCTCAACTTGCACAGCTTGAACAACAGGGGCAAAGGGCGATCGCCGAAATTCAAAAACAAGGCAGTATCCAAGCCAGTCAGCAGATTGAAAATATCAATCAACAGGTAAACCAGAAAAAAAACGAACTTCTACAAAACAAAAACCAAATGTTACAGCAAATGCAACAGGTTCAATTATTAGAACTAGGGCAGGAAGTTGTACAGGCTCAAATGGAGAGCTTTTTTGAGGTAAAGGAGGGGGATAACCTTGTGGAAAAACTCAATGTAGAAGTGGTCCTCAGAGATGGGGTTATTGAGGAAATTAGAGGTAAGGTTTAATCTGAGTCTTGATGGTGGGCATTGCCCACCAATACTAAGCTAATGGGGTTAATTCTTGTCGAAAGCCTACGACTTTACCGATAACTGCGATCGCCGGGGCTTCAAATCCTGATGACTCTACTTGATCAATGATATTCTCAAGGTTGCCATATAATTCCTCTTGATCAGGACGGGTACCCCAACGAATAAGGGCGATTTCAGTTTGGGGTGTTAACCCTGCTTCTATTAATTGGGGAATGATTTGATGGAGGTTATGGATACCCATATAAATAACGATGGTTTCTGAGCCACGGGCGATCGCACTCCAATCAATATTAGGACGATATTTGCCCACCGACTCATGACCTGTCACAAAGGTAACAGAAGAGCTATAACCCCGATGGGTAATAGGAATCCCTGCATAGGCAGGGGCGGCAATACCAGAGGTAATTCCCGGTACCACTTCTACGGGAATTCCTGCTTTTACTAAGTCTTCCATTTCTTCTCCCCCCCGACCAAAAACGAAGGGATCTCCGCCCTTTAGGCGCACCACTATGGCGTGTTCACGGGCTTTTTTGATTAAAATATCCGTTGTTTGGTGTTGGGGCAAAGAATGCCGTCCTCGGCGTTTACCTGCATTAATTTTTTCGGCGTAGGGACTAATAATATCTAAAATTTCTGGACTCACCAAGGCATCATATATCACCACATCCGCCAATTCTAATAAAGATTTTCCCTTAACTGTAAGTAATCCGGGATCTCCTGGACCTGCTCCTACTAAATAAACTGTTCCCACAAAAGAATTTTGATTCATAAATTAAGGGCGATCGCACTTGAACCCTAATAAAATAACTAAATTTGAGCCTATAATCAGTCAATTTTAATACATTCTGCCTAAAGTTGCATCAAAACTGAACCTTTCGAGAATCCTGACTAGATCCCTTTTCTAGCATCATTGTAGCCCGAAGGGGAGGCAAAGGAGGAGAAAAAAGATAACCCTGACCCAATTTACAGCCGTGATTTTGTAGCCAAATTTTTTGATTATGGGTTTCAATGCCTTCGGCAATTACCGACATACCGATAGATTTTGATAAAGTAATAATCGATTCAGCAATCAACTGATTACGATGATCCAATTCTAAATCATTGATAAAGCTACGATCAATTTTCAAAACATCCACTGGTAAACGATGCAGATAACTAAAACAAGAATATCCCGTGCCAAAATCATCAATACTAATGGAAATATTTTTATCTTTAATTTGATGCAACAAATGGGATGTCACCTCAATATTTTCGATTAACATACTTTCTGTAATTTCCAGAGTTAAAGTGTTGGGTAATACCTCATACTGTTCAAGAATACGCTCCAACACCTTTATTAAACAACTATTTAACTGTTTTACCGACAAATTAACACTTAACTTCAAAGGCACATTAAACTGCTTTTGCCAAAAAGACAATTGCTGACAAGCAGTATTTAAAATCCATTCCCCCAAAGGAATAATCAACCCCATCTCTTCGACAATAGGAATAAACTTGAAAGGAGAAACTAAACCTTTTTCGGGGTGTTGCCAACGAATCAAAGCCTCAAAACCTTCGATAGTACCTGAATCTAAATTAAAAATCGGTTGATAGTACAAAACAAATTGATTTTTGTCGAGGGCATTTCGTAAATCACTCTCTAAATGTAGTCTTTCCACAGCCTGAGAGTGCATGGTGGGGTCAAAAATTGCATATTTACCCTTGCCACGTTGTTTGGCTCGGTACATGGCTATATCGGCATCTCTCAACAAATTTTGGGCGCTATCCTCTCCATTGGTGCTAGTGGTGATACCAATGCTCGTCTGAATAAATACTTCTCTATTATCCAATACAAAGGGGTGTTTCAAGGCATTGAGGATTCTTTCTGTAACTACTATTGCCTCTTGAATTCCGTCCACATCTTCTAATAAAATCACAAACTCATCTCCCCCTAATCGTGCGGCGATGTCGGTTTCTCGGATAAAGTCTTGAAGCATTTTGGCGACAGCGATTAATAGCTTATCTCCCATCGAATGCCCTAGACTATCATTAATTACTTTGAAGTTGTCTAAATCTAAAAATAAAATGGCAAATCTTACTTTCGGATTACGTTTATGTTTGTGAATTGCTAACTCTAATCTCTCGGTTAATAACTCCCGATTGGCTAATCCTGTTAGTCTGTCATGGAAGGCATTATGTTTTAATTGTTGTTCGGCTAGGATGCGATCGCTTATATTGGTAATAGTACCGATATAACCCTTAATTTTATTCTGCTGGTTATATTCTGCTAAACATTGACCATATACCCAGATAATTGATTTATCAGGCTTTTGAATACGATATTCTAATTCAAAGGATTTATTTTTCTCAAAGGATTGTAACCATTCCCTTAATACCTTTTCCCTATCATCAGGATGGATGCCGTCTAACCAACCTTTCTTTTTAATTTCTTCCTCTGATAAACCCATCAAATCACAGCAGTATTTATTAGCGTATAAACACTCATAATTATTATTGGTTTGAAAAACACCCACTGGAATACTATTAGTAAGGGTAATATATCTATCTTTACTTTCTTGTAAATTTTGCTCAATAATTTTTCGTTGGGCAACTTCTTTTT
The sequence above is a segment of the Cyanobacterium stanieri PCC 7202 genome. Coding sequences within it:
- a CDS encoding hypothetical protein (PFAM: Protein of unknown function (DUF2869)~KEGG: cyt:cce_1134 hypothetical protein~SPTR: Putative uncharacterized protein), with protein sequence MQLNLNTSGLVLKRPVNVKVIVTPAWQEEAQKQLQNQVNQIDSQLAQLEQQGQRAIAEIQKQGSIQASQQIENINQQVNQKKNELLQNKNQMLQQMQQVQLLELGQEVVQAQMESFFEVKEGDNLVEKLNVEVVLRDGVIEEIRGKV
- a CDS encoding uroporphyrinogen-III C-methyltransferase (PFAM: Tetrapyrrole (Corrin/Porphyrin) Methylases~TIGRFAM: uroporphyrin-III C-methyltransferase~COGs: COG0007 Uroporphyrinogen-III methylase~InterPro IPR000878:IPR003043:IPR006366~KEGG: cyc:PCC7424_1682 uroporphyrin-III C-methyltransferase~PFAM: Uroporphyrin-III C/tetrapyrrole (Corrin/Porphyrin) methyltransferase~PRIAM: Uroporphyrinogen-III C-methyltransferase~SPTR: Uroporphyrin-III C-methyltransferase;~TIGRFAM: uroporphyrin-III C-methyltransferase); the protein is MNQNSFVGTVYLVGAGPGDPGLLTVKGKSLLELADVVIYDALVSPEILDIISPYAEKINAGKRRGRHSLPQHQTTDILIKKAREHAIVVRLKGGDPFVFGRGGEEMEDLVKAGIPVEVVPGITSGIAAPAYAGIPITHRGYSSSVTFVTGHESVGKYRPNIDWSAIARGSETIVIYMGIHNLHQIIPQLIEAGLTPQTEIALIRWGTRPDQEELYGNLENIIDQVESSGFEAPAIAVIGKVVGFRQELTPLA
- a CDS encoding diguanylate cyclase/phosphodiesterase with PAS/PAC sensor(s) (PFAM: EAL domain; GGDEF domain; Bacterial extracellular solute-binding proteins, family 3; PAS fold~TIGRFAM: PAS domain S-box; diguanylate cyclase (GGDEF) domain~COGs: COG5001 signal transduction protein containing a membrane domain an EAL and a GGDEF domain~InterProIPR001638:IPR013655:IPR000160:IPR001633:IPR 000014:IPR000700:IPR001610~KEGG: syp:SYNPCC7002_A2461 two-component response regulator~PFAM: EAL domain protein; GGDEF domain containing protein; PAS fold-3 domain protein; extracellular solute-binding protein family 3~SMART: EAL domain protein; GGDEF domain containing protein; extracellular solute-binding protein family 3; PAS domain containing protein; PAC repeat-containing protein~SPTR: Two-component response regulator (ABC transporter) / (GGDEF domain protein);~TIGRFAM: diguanylate cyclase; PAS sensor protein) gives rise to the protein MKNYFYGYVKRIRYGIILIGCMYLILVGQITLGQTNINDSQTLKVGIYQNSPKVFIDNNNNPAGFWVDVLNEIARINSWSIVYVPCAWNDCLNLVQESELDLMIDVAYSPERDRIFAFNNNVVLASWSEIYARPGLELNSILDLDGKTIGILRSSIQQDILEQEIQAFGIFPRIVEVDNFDDIFVLLENREIDAGIANNFLGRRNSLEYNVSRTNILINPARLHFITPNEDPKNILPELDLALESLIDDSDSIYYQARSRWLEPEKIFGWEDIFAMLINSIIYLPFFGLIFVALWNYLLKKEVAQRKIIEQNLQESKDRYITLTNSIPVGVFQTNNNYECLYANKYCCDLMGLSEEEIKKKGWLDGIHPDDREKVLREWLQSFEKNKSFELEYRIQKPDKSIIWVYGQCLAEYNQQNKIKGYIGTITNISDRILAEQQLKHNAFHDRLTGLANRELLTERLELAIHKHKRNPKVRFAILFLDLDNFKVINDSLGHSMGDKLLIAVAKMLQDFIRETDIAARLGGDEFVILLEDVDGIQEAIVVTERILNALKHPFVLDNREVFIQTSIGITTSTNGEDSAQNLLRDADIAMYRAKQRGKGKYAIFDPTMHSQAVERLHLESDLRNALDKNQFVLYYQPIFNLDSGTIEGFEALIRWQHPEKGLVSPFKFIPIVEEMGLIIPLGEWILNTACQQLSFWQKQFNVPLKLSVNLSVKQLNSCLIKVLERILEQYEVLPNTLTLEITESMLIENIEVTSHLLHQIKDKNISISIDDFGTGYSCFSYLHRLPVDVLKIDRSFINDLELDHRNQLIAESIITLSKSIGMSVIAEGIETHNQKIWLQNHGCKLGQGYLFSPPLPPLRATMMLEKGSSQDSRKVQF